The DNA region TGTCGCGGGAGGAGATCTTCGTCGCGCTCGCCGGGGCCGCCCGCATCGAAATGGACGGCGAGACACGCGAATTCCGAGCCGGGGACGCGCTCGTGATCCCCGCGCACACCGTGTTCAAGCTGTCGGTGCCCGGCGACGAGCCGTTCGAAGCGGTCGCCATCCTGCCGGTCGGCGCGTACGCCCAGGCCCCCGGCGGCGACCGGGTCAGCCCGCCGTGGGCGCAGTAGGGCCACCCGCTCAGCCGAATTCACCGACACCGAGAACAGGACCGCACATGCCGTTGATCACCGCCGCCGACGCCCCGCGTTTCGAGAACGAGCACGCCACCTTCGTCGGCCTCGCCGCGCCAGTCGCGGCGCGACCGAGAACTGCGCGTGGCGGCTCAGTATCAAGCCCGGCGTCGACGCGCCGCCGCACGCCCTGGATCGGGAGGAGATCTTCATCGCCCTGTCCGGTCGGCTCACCGTGACCATGGGCGATGAGATCCTCACCGTGGAGGCGGGCGACGCCCTGGTGGTGCCCGCGCACCAGCAGTTCGCCATGGCCAACCCCGGTTCCGAGTCGTTCGAGGCCGTGGTGGTGCTGCCGGTCGGCGGCCAGGGC from Nocardia tengchongensis includes:
- a CDS encoding cupin domain-containing protein translates to MPLIKSADAPTFEAPLMTAIGLAAPSRGSKENSVWRFTLAGGNPGHAHAVSREEIFVALAGAARIEMDGETREFRAGDALVIPAHTVFKLSVPGDEPFEAVAILPVGAYAQAPGGDRVSPPWAQ
- a CDS encoding cupin domain-containing protein, producing MALSGRLTVTMGDEILTVEAGDALVVPAHQQFAMANPGSESFEAVVVLPVGGQGLIPGQDPVIAPWAR